CGCCTGCGTCCGCCGTTCCCGGCCGTGGCCGGTCTCTACGCCAGCCCGACGGTCATCAACAACGTCGAGTCGATCGCGTCAGTTCCGAGCATCGTCGACCGCGGCGCGGCGTGGTTCTCGTCGATGGGCACCGAGCGCAGCAAGGGCATGACGCTCTACTCGCTGTCGGGCCACGTGAAGAACCCGGGCCAGTTCGAGGCGCCGCTGGGCATCACGCTCCGTGAGCTGCTCGACCTCTCGGGCGGCGTCCGCGAGGGGCACGAGCTGAAGTTCTGGACCCCGGGCGGGTCCTCCACGCCGCTGCTGACTGCCGAGCACCTCGACGTCCCGCTCGACTACGAGGGCGTCGGCCAGGCGGGCTCGATGCTGGGCACGAAGGCGCTGCAGGTCTTCGACGAGACCACCTGCGTGGTCCGCGCCGTGCTGCGGTGGACCGAGTTCTACAAGCACGAGTCCTGCGGCAAGTGCACCCCGTGCCGCGAGGGCACGTGGTGGCTGGTGCAGGTGCTGGCGCGGCTGGAGAAGGGCCAGGGCACCGAGGCCGACCTCGACCAGCTCCTCGACCAGTGCGACAACATCCTCGGGCGCTCGTTCTGCGCCCTCGGTGACGGTGCGACGAGCCCCATCACGTCCTCGATCGAGTACTTCCGCGACGAGTACCTCGCCCACCTGACCCACGGCGGGTGCCCGTTCGACCCGATGAAGTCCACGCTGTTCGCAGCCGAGACGGCAGGAGCGTCCGCATGACCAGCGGGGTTTCGACAGGCTCAACCGCCGGTGGCGGACAGGTCGAGAAGGCCGACCTCGTCACCCTCACCATCGACGGCATCGAGGTCAGCGTGCCCAAGGGCACGCTGCTGATCCGGGCCGCCGAGCAGATCGGCGTGCAGATCCCGCGCTTCTGCGACCACCCGCTGCTGGCGCCGGTCGGCGCCTGCCGCCAGTGCCTGGTCGAGGTCGCGATGCCCGACCGCGAGGGCGAGCTCAAGACGATGATGGGCCCGCCCGGGCGCGTGAAGCCGCAGGCCTCCTGCACCATGGCCGTCGCCGAGGGGATGCAGGTCAAGACCCAGCTCACCTCGGCGATCGCCGACAAGTCCCAGCAGGGCGTCATGGAGGCGCTGCTGATCAACCACCCGCTCGACTGCCCGGTCTGCGACAAGGGCGGCGAGTGCCCCCTGCAGAACCAGGCCATGAGCAACGGCCGCGGCGAGACCCGCTTCAGCAAGGGCGAGGTCAAGCGCACCTTCCCCAAGCCGATCAACATCTCCGCCCAGGTGCTGCTGGACCGCGAGCGCTGCGTGCTGTGCGCGCGTTGCACCCGCTTCTCCGAGCAGATCGCCGGTGACCCCTTCATCGCGCTGATCGAGCGCGGTGCGCTGCAGCAGGTCGGCATCTACGAGAACGAGCCCTACCACTCGAACTTCTCGGGCAACGTCATCCAGATCTGCCCGGTGGGTGCGCTGACCTCGGCGTCGTACCGCTTCCGCGCACGGCCCTTCGACCTGATCTCCACCCCCTCGGTGGCCGAGCACGACTCCTGCGGCGCGGCGATCCGCGTCGACCACCGTCGCGGCAA
This DNA window, taken from Nocardioides sp. HDW12B, encodes the following:
- the nuoF gene encoding NADH-quinone oxidoreductase subunit NuoF → MTDLLTPVLSDTWDHERSWTREVYEANGGYRALRKALAMDPDDIITAVKDSGLRGRGGAGFPTGMKWGFIPQDNPNPKYLVVNADESEPGTCKDTPLMMADPHVLVEGVIISSYAIRANTAFIYVRGEILHVIRRLRAAVAEAYAAGHLGTDIHGSGYDLDLVVHAGAGAYICGEETALLDSLEGRRGQPRLRPPFPAVAGLYASPTVINNVESIASVPSIVDRGAAWFSSMGTERSKGMTLYSLSGHVKNPGQFEAPLGITLRELLDLSGGVREGHELKFWTPGGSSTPLLTAEHLDVPLDYEGVGQAGSMLGTKALQVFDETTCVVRAVLRWTEFYKHESCGKCTPCREGTWWLVQVLARLEKGQGTEADLDQLLDQCDNILGRSFCALGDGATSPITSSIEYFRDEYLAHLTHGGCPFDPMKSTLFAAETAGASA